A DNA window from Pseudorasbora parva isolate DD20220531a chromosome 19, ASM2467924v1, whole genome shotgun sequence contains the following coding sequences:
- the fam49al gene encoding CYFIP-related Rac1 interactor A isoform X3, whose protein sequence is MGNLIKVLGKDLENCPHFFLDFENAQPTEAETAVWNQVSAVLEEAHGILAELQSYNGAGQEIREAIQNPNDLQLQEKAWNAVCPLVAKLKRFYEFSLRLENALRSLLEALTSPPYAPMQHLEREQALAKQFAEILHFTLSFDELKMTNPAIQNDFSYYRRTISRNRLNNQQLEAENEVNNEMANRMSLFYAEATPMLKTLSNATTKFVSENKTLPIEDTTDCLSTMACVCRVMLETPEYRCRFTNTDTMLFCMRVMVGVIILYDHVHPVGAFAKTSKIDMKGCIKVLKEQPSNSVEGLLNALRYTTRHLNDDSTSKQIRALLQ, encoded by the exons ATGCTCAGCCCACAGAGGCCGAGACAGCCGTGTGGAACCAGGTTAGTGCCGTGCTGGAAGAGGCCCATGGGATACTGGCGGAGTTACAGTCTTATAATGGAGCAGGACAAGAAATAAGAGAG GCGATTCAGAACCCCAATGACCTCCAGTTGCAGGAGAAAGCCTGGAATGCAGTCTGCCCTCTTGTGGCCAAGCTCAAGAGATTCTATGAATTTTCTCTCAGGCTAG AGAACGCCCTGCGCAGTCTATTGGAGGCTCTAACTAGCCCACCATACGCTCCCATGCAGCATCTGGAGAGAGAGCAGGCCCTCGCCAAACAGTTTGCAGAAATCCTGCACTTCACTCTCAGCTTTGATGAGCTTAAG ATGACAAATCCAGCCATACAGAATGACTTTAGCTACTATAGGAGGACCATCAGCAGGAATCGTCTGAACAACCAGCAG TTAGAAGCTGAGAATGAAGTAAATAATGAAATGGCCAATCGGATGTCGCTCTTTTACGCTGAAGCCACACCCATGCTCAAAACCCTGAGCAATGCCACGACTAAGTTTGTGTCGGAG AACAAGACTTTGCCAATCGAGGACACCACAGATTGCCTGAGCACCATGGCCTGCGTGTGCCGTGTCATGTTGGAGACTCC GGAGTACCGGTGCCGTTTCACTAACACAGACACCATGCTGTTCTGCATGCGTGTGATGGTGGGCGTCATCATCCTTTATGACCATGTTCATCCAGTGGGTGCCTTTGCCAAGACCTCCAAGATTGAT ATGAAGGGCTGCATCAAGGTGTTGAAAGAGCAGCCTTCAAACAGCGTGGAGGGACTGTTGAATGCACTGAG GTATACAACAAGACATTTAAACGATGACAGCACCTCTAAACAAATCAGGGCTCTGCTTCAATGA
- the fam49al gene encoding CYFIP-related Rac1 interactor A isoform X2: MGHLLKLLACTELEHGPIVFLDFEHAQPTEAETAVWNQVSAVLEEAHGILAELQSYNGAGQEIREAIQNPNDLQLQEKAWNAVCPLVAKLKRFYEFSLRLENALRSLLEALTSPPYAPMQHLEREQALAKQFAEILHFTLSFDELKMTNPAIQNDFSYYRRTISRNRLNNQQLEAENEVNNEMANRMSLFYAEATPMLKTLSNATTKFVSENKTLPIEDTTDCLSTMACVCRVMLETPEYRCRFTNTDTMLFCMRVMVGVIILYDHVHPVGAFAKTSKIDMKGCIKVLKEQPSNSVEGLLNALRYTTRHLNDDSTSKQIRALLQ; this comes from the exons ATGCTCAGCCCACAGAGGCCGAGACAGCCGTGTGGAACCAGGTTAGTGCCGTGCTGGAAGAGGCCCATGGGATACTGGCGGAGTTACAGTCTTATAATGGAGCAGGACAAGAAATAAGAGAG GCGATTCAGAACCCCAATGACCTCCAGTTGCAGGAGAAAGCCTGGAATGCAGTCTGCCCTCTTGTGGCCAAGCTCAAGAGATTCTATGAATTTTCTCTCAGGCTAG AGAACGCCCTGCGCAGTCTATTGGAGGCTCTAACTAGCCCACCATACGCTCCCATGCAGCATCTGGAGAGAGAGCAGGCCCTCGCCAAACAGTTTGCAGAAATCCTGCACTTCACTCTCAGCTTTGATGAGCTTAAG ATGACAAATCCAGCCATACAGAATGACTTTAGCTACTATAGGAGGACCATCAGCAGGAATCGTCTGAACAACCAGCAG TTAGAAGCTGAGAATGAAGTAAATAATGAAATGGCCAATCGGATGTCGCTCTTTTACGCTGAAGCCACACCCATGCTCAAAACCCTGAGCAATGCCACGACTAAGTTTGTGTCGGAG AACAAGACTTTGCCAATCGAGGACACCACAGATTGCCTGAGCACCATGGCCTGCGTGTGCCGTGTCATGTTGGAGACTCC GGAGTACCGGTGCCGTTTCACTAACACAGACACCATGCTGTTCTGCATGCGTGTGATGGTGGGCGTCATCATCCTTTATGACCATGTTCATCCAGTGGGTGCCTTTGCCAAGACCTCCAAGATTGAT ATGAAGGGCTGCATCAAGGTGTTGAAAGAGCAGCCTTCAAACAGCGTGGAGGGACTGTTGAATGCACTGAG GTATACAACAAGACATTTAAACGATGACAGCACCTCTAAACAAATCAGGGCTCTGCTTCAATGA